The sequence below is a genomic window from Deltaproteobacteria bacterium.
TTATGGGCACCCTTGTATACACGTCGTTCCATCAAGGTAGCGGAAAGCAGAGGCTACGGATGTTCTCTTCGCTCCCGTCCTCAAGCCGGAAGTCCCAACCCGTCGATGAACCCGGCCATTGCCGAATTGAATGCATCCGCCTGTTCCATCATCACCTGGTGCCCGGCCTCCGGTATGATCTCGAGCCGTGAGGAAGGGATGGAATCCTTCAAGTACATGGAATATTTCACCGGCGTCAGCTTGTCCCGATCCCCGCAAATAATCAGTGCAGGAGAACTGATCTTGTCCATCAGGGTACGGATGTCGAACCGGTCGCAGGCCGTGAAGTCCCCGTGAATGACCGGGGGAGGACAACGGCGGATGCCCTGGATGACGGAGTCCCGGATCTCGCGGGGGGTTTTGGGATGAAAAGCTGCAACATCGATGGAGCAGAAAAAGGATTCGGGATCCTTTTCGAGCATCCGAAAGATCTCGGGCAGGACCCCGAGCTTGGCCCCTGTTCCCACCAGCACGATCCCCGCAAGGCCCTGCCAGGGATCCAGTGCCAGGGTCTGGACCACGGCGCCGCCCATGGAATGTCCGACAAGCAGGATGGGTGAGTCCGGCGATATCCTCTGAATGACCTTTCTGACCCATTCGGCGTAGGCCCCGATCTCCTTCTCGCCCCCTCCGCCGGATTTGCCGTGTCCGGGGAGATCCAGGAGATAGACCGGGTGGGTTTGCCGGAAATAGGCGGCCTGTCGGTTCCACTGGGAGCAGTCCCCCCCGGCGCCGTGGATAAAGAAAAGGGCAGGCGGTTTCACTTCCTCCGCGGTCTTTTCCTCTTGGAGATGTATGGGGATTCCGTCGATCTCGATAATCATGGCAAGCCCCCCGGGGTTTCGTTCGGCAGGCCTTTCGGGGCCGGGGTCCTATGGCTCGAGAATTTGATCCACCATCCGGGAGACGTCCCTTTTCTCGGCCATCATCCTGGTCACCCGGTGAAAGCCCGTGGTGTTCCCCAGCATGATACAGCCGATGATTCGACCCTTGTCAAGGACGATTTTCCTGTAGATGCGGTCATCTTGAACAATCCTGGATTCCCGCTTGTCTTCCGCATCGATGTCCCCTGCTGAAGCGAGGTCGATACCCACCACCTTGAGGGTGTTGGCCATGGTGGTTCCCTCATAGCGGGCCTCCCCGCCCGCCATGTTGATGCCGGCGATTTTTCCCTGTTCCAGGGCCGCGGGCCAGATCCCGTAAGGAATTCCTTTGAATTCGGCCACATCTCCTGCCGCGAAGACCCCCGGAACGTTGGTCTGGAGCCGCTCGTCCACCTTGACACCCTTGTCCGTCATGAGTCCCAAGGGGGCGGCAAGATCGAGGTTCGGGCGCACCCCCGCCGAAATGATGACCATTTCGGCCGAAAGGGTCTCCCCTCCTTCCAATCGGACACCGTTGACCCGGGTCTCTCCCGTGATCTCCTCGGTCCTGGCCCCGAGGCGGAAGGAAAAGCCCATCTCCTCCATGATGCCCTGGAGCCGCTTGGCCCCGTTCTCATCCAGTTGCCTGGGCAGGAGTCTCGGAAAGAATTCCACAACAGTGACCTTTTTCCCCAGTTTCCTGAGGGCCTTCCCGGTCTCCAGTCCGAGGAGCCCCCCGCCGATCAGGACGGCTTCTTCCCGGGCCTCCGCCCAACCCAGAATCTCACGGGCGTCCCGGATGGATCGAAGGGCGAAGACACCCTGTTTGTCCGAGCCCTTGATGGGCGGCACGAAGGAGTGGCTTCCGGTGGCGAGAAGAAGCACATCATATGAAAACTCGTTGTCGTCCCCGGTGAGGACCCGCCTCCTGCCGGCGTCCGCGCCGGTCACCCGGGTATTCAACCGAAGGTCCACGGCGTTCTCCTCATACCAGCTTTCCTTTTTCGCGATCAAGGCCGCCTCGTCGGTCTCTCCCGAGATGAAATCGTTCAACTTGGTCCGCCAGTAAAACGGAAGGGGTTCATCGGTGAGGATGGTGATGGCCCCGTCCCGGTCCAGCTTACGGATGTTCTCGGCCGCGGTGGTCCCCGCCACTCCGTTTCCGATGATCAGGTATTGTTTCATGCTGTCCCTCCATGTCCTGATGAGACCTTTGAAAAACGCCCCCTTTTGCTCAATTTCTGCGTCAGACTCAAACCGGGGACCCGCCCGAAGGGTGGGGAGTCCAAGCGTAGCGCGGACAAATTTTAATCCTCGAAATACTCAATGTATTCCTGTGGTTAAAATTTTCGTCTTCCTTGATCTTGAACAAAATTGAACGTTTTTCAAAGGTCTCCTGATGAAAGGGTTCTTTGGGTTACAGCCTCCCTCAAAGGGGAGCCGGCCTGCGGGGAGAGATGCCAAGGAGACACCCCGCGAGAATCAACTGATTGACCAAGGTGGTCCTCAAAATCCCCGGCCCGGGCCCCAGCGGCCTTCCGGAGGTCACCGCTTCGGCCCCTGGCGTCGAAGGTATTGAAGAACGCCCCCTCATCCGGTCTTCCCTGCTAAAGGACCGGAGAGGCATTGAAAGGCGTAATGGGCGGCCCCCAGAAGGGCCGCCCTCTGGTTCAGGATGACCCGTACCGGGATACGTTCCATGAGGTTTGCGAATCGACCTTTGCGGGTGAAGGCAGCCATGAAGGGACCGTTTTTCAAACGCTCCAGGATCTTGGGTGGGATGCCGCCGCCCAGGTAGACGCCCCCCAGGGCAAGGCTCTTAAGGGCAAGGTTTCCTGCCTCGGCCCCCAGGATCGACACGAAGTGCTCCAGGGCCTTGCTGCAAAGGGGGTCCCGCCCCATGAGGCCCTCCTCGGAGATGACCCGCGGGGGATCTTCCTCTGCGATGCGCTTTGCCACGCGGGCGGATTCCTCGAAGCGGCCCGAATCCCTGAGCCATGAGTAGAGGTTCAGGAGGCCGGGTCCGGACAGGATCCGCTCCATGCTCACGTGACCATACCGCTCGTGGAGGTATTCCCACAGGCCGATTTCATCCCGGCTACCGGGGGAAAAGTCCGCATGCCCGCCCTCGGAAGAAACGGGCAGGTATCCCTTGCCGTCCCAGACCACGAGGGCCTCCCCGAGGCCCGTTCCCGGGGCCACCAGTGCCAGGTTGCCGCCCTTCCTTCCCCTGGCTCGATTTATGGGCGTTTGCTCCCTGCTCCGGAGCAAGGGCAGTGCCCATGCCGTTGCGGCCAGGTCGTTCAGGAGCCGAACACAGGCCAGGTTGAAACGGCCCTCCAAACGGGATTCGGAGACCACCCAGGGCAGGTTGGTCGTGCGGCTCCTTCCCCGGGAAACAGGGCCCGCGATTCCGAAACAGGCGACCCTGACCCCTGAAGGATATTCAGCCATGAAGCGGGCGACCAGATCCTCCAGGCCCGCCGCCTTCCTGCTCTCGTATGTGGCCAGCACCCGCAGGCGCGGCCGCCCTTTCCCCCGGGAGAATAGTCCCATGTGGGTCTTGGTCCCCCCGATATCCCCCGCCAGGACCAGATCCGGGTCTTGACCGGTGTGCTCCATTCGGCTTTGTTTCCTCTTTCCCGTTTATCCAGGTTCGCGGTTTACCGGAAACCGTCCGGGCCCCAGAAAATACTGGAAGCTGAAATCTATCGGCCAGGGTTTCCCAGTCCCTCCACAAGCCCCTTCAGCCCCGAGGGAACGTCCCCTTCGAGGTGAAACCGGATGATCCTTCGCCCGGCATCAAGGAGGGCCTGCCGGTCTCCCAGGGCCTGGGCGGATATTAGAGTGCCGAATGAAAGGGCTGAGGCGTCCTGTAAGGGCCCGTCGGGTATGGGTGCGTCCCCGGGCGCATCGGCCGTGAACTGGATGAAAAGACCCCTGCCGGCGTCTCCCTTGTGGAGCTGGCCGGTGGAGTGCAAAAAGCGCGGACCATATCCCAGGGTTGTGGCCAGCCGGTAGGTCTTCTGGATTCTTTCTCGAAGTTCTTGAAGGATGCGGGTGGTCCCGGCATCGGGCTTCAGAAAGGCCTGTATCGACACGTAACTCCTCCCGGCCGGGGGATCTCCCTCCCCGGGATCGGCCCGCTCCAGGAACTCCCGCAGGGCGGCTACCGGATCCCCGGCCCCGGTATCGCCGTAGACCCGGATGCCGGAGGAGACGAGGGCGGGAGCCGGCTCCGGGAGATAGCCTTTCTCCCGGTAATCAGCCACCATTTTTCGGGCCAGGACCTTGGCCGATTCCACGTTGGGTTGATCAAAGGGGTTGATTCCCAGAAAATGCCCGGCCACGGCCGTGGCCATCTCCCAGCGGAAGAATTCACCCCCCAGGTCATAGAGATCCCGGAGGAGGATCCGGATCACCGGATGACCGGACCGCTCCAGGGCCCGAAGGGGGGAATCAAAGGTCTCATCCCCTTCCAGCACCATGGAGACGAAGAGGCGGTCGGCGGAATAGTCCCCCGGATCAAGGAGGGGTTCGCCCGTGACAGGCAATATGCCCTTCCCCTCCTTGCCGGTGCTCTCGGCGATGAGCTGTTCCACCCATGGGCCAAAAGGTTCGAGTGAAGGAGAGGTAATCAGGGTCAGCTTGTCCCGTCCCCTGGGGGCAAGGATCCCCATTGCGGCCCCCAGCCGCGCCCCGGTGTTGTCTCCGCCGAGGGGACAGTTGCATCCCTCACAGTTGCGGGCCACGAGGGCCGCTCGTTCCAGGATTTCGGCCACATCCACGCCCACGAGGGCCGCAGGGACCAAGCCGAAAAAAGATAGGGCGGAATACCTCCCGCCGATACGAGGATCGTTCAAGAAGACTTTTCTGAAACCGAGTTTCCGGGCCCTCTCCTCCAGGGAACTGCCCGGGTCGGTAATGGCCGCGAAGTGGGCGGCCGCTTCTTTGGGTCCCAAGGCGGCCGCGGCCCGGTTGAAGAAGTAGTTCATGAAGGAAAGGGTCTCCACGGTGCCGCCTGACTTGGTGGAAACGAGGTAGAGGGTCTTTTTCGGATCATGCTCACGCTCGCAGGCAAGGACGGCCCCGGGGTCGGTACTGTCGAGAACGGTGAGATCCAGGAAGCCTTTCCCGGCTCCAAACACCTTTCGAAAGGTCTCGGGGGCAAGGCTGGAACCTCCCATTCCCAGGAGCAGGACTGAGGTCAGTCCCTCTTCCCGGACTCCCTCCACGAATTCGGTGATCTCCCCCAGGCGCTCCGGCATGATATCCGGGCTGTAAAGCCAGCCCAACCGGTTGGTGATCTCTGAGGGGTCTTCCTTCCAGACCCTGTAATCATGGACCCAGATCCGGTCCATGACCTTTTCATCCCGGAGGTGTTTGAGCCCCTCCTTCACCCTCTCCCCATCGTTGCCCAGGTGGGCCGAATAAACCTTTTTTCCGGAAAAGAGGCGGTCCAGTTTTTCGGAAATGCCCTTTAACATGGACTGAAAGGACTGAACAAAGGTCTCCAGCCCTTCCTCCAACAGACCACGGTTGATCCGGTTCAGGTCGATGCCTAAGTCTGCTAGTTTACGAAGGGATTCGGTCACCTCCTCGATCCCCCGGGTTAAGGTCTCGGAAACCGTTCCGTGATCCAGGAAGGCCCGTAGAGTGGCGGGGGTAAGGGTGGTCACCGTGTCGGGACCGATGAGCTGATCCACGTAAAGGGTGTCGGGGTAAAGGGGATTCTTGGTGGCCGTGCCGGCCCAGAGCAGCCTCTGGACGCGGGCGCCCCGGGCGGAAAGCCTGTCCCAGGCCCTCCCGCTGAAGAGGTCCTGGAACTCCAGGTGGGCGAGCTTGGCGTTGGCGATGCCGATCTTGCCCTGGATCTCCCTGTTCCCCGCGGTCTCCAGGGCCCGGTCCACGGCCGTGTCCACCCGGCTCAGGAAAAAGGAGGCCACCGAGGAGACGGCGTCTACGGGCAATCCGCCCCGAACGGTCGGGCCCTCTTGGGCCAGGGTTTCGAGACCCCTGATATAGGCATCGGCGACAGAGCGGTAGACCTCGATGCTGAAAAGCAGGGTGACGTTGACATTGACCCCGGAGGCAATCAACTCGAAGACGGCGGGAATGCCTGCCGGGGTGGCCGGGACCTTGATCATAACGTTGGGGCGGCCCAGGGCCTCGAACAACCTCTTGGCCTCCGAGACCGTCCCTTCAGTATCGTTCGAAAGCCCTGGATCCACTTCCAGGCTCACGAAGCCGTCTCTCCCCTTCGTGGACTCGTATACCGGAAGAAACAAGTCCGCCGCCGTTGCGATGTCTTTGAGGAGCAGCATTTCATATAGCTCCCGGGGAGACTTCTCCTTCCCGAACTTCTTCAGGTCATCGTCATAGTCAGAGCTGCCGGCGACGGCCTTCCAAAAAACGGCGGGATTGGAGGTGAGGCCCCTAAGTCCCTGGCTGATCAGGGACTTCAATTCCCCCGAAAGAAGGAAGTTCCTGCGGATGTAATCATACCAGATGGATTGCCCGGTTCGGGCCAGATCGTGCATTTTGCTCATACCCGCCCCTCCTGCCTGGTTGGTTTTCGGTTCAAGGCGGACCGCCCTCAGGAGTGTGTTGTTTTGATTTCCTGGGGATAGCCGGCATGAAGATCCTGCGCGGCCCGGGGGCCCCAGGTCCCGGCATCATAAGGCAGGAGCATGTCGGCCCGCTCCTCGCACGTCTCGCATTGCTCTATGATGGGAGTCAGGAAGGACCAGCAAAGCTCTACGCCGTCCTCTCTCCAAAAAAGCATGTGGTCTCCGAGCATCACGTCCAGGAGCACTTTCTCGTAGGCATCCAGCATGGGGCCTGAATAGTTCTGGTGGTAATGGAAGTCCATCGTGACGGACCTCAGGCACACCTTTGCTCCCGGGTTCTTTGTCTGGAAGGTCAGGGTGATCTTCTCTTCCGGGTAGACCCCAAGGATTAGACGGTTCGAGGCGATGTCCTCCCCGAGGACCTGTCTGAACAGGGAGTGGGGGACCCCCTTGAACTGGATGGAAATCTGGGTGACCTTTGCGGCGAGGCGTTTCCCGGAGGTCATGTGGAAGGGCACACCCTGCCATCGCCAGTTGTCCAGGTAGACCTTCATCATGGCGAAGGTCGGGGTCAGGGACCGGACGTCGACCCCGGGTTCGTCCCGGTAGGCCGGCACCCGCTCTCCGCCGATACTGCCGGCACCATACTGGCCCAGGACCAGAAACTCCTTGAGGTTCCCGACGGGAAAGGGTCTGAGAGAGCGGTATACCTTGGATTTTTCGTCAAGCACGCAATCGGCGTCGAAGTGGGACGGGGGCTCCATGGCGGTAAGGGCAAGGAGTTGCATCATGTGATTCTGGAACATGTCCCGGAGTATGCCGGCCTGGTCATAGTATCCCGCCCGGTGTTCCACCCCCAGGGTCTCGGCCGCTGTGATACTCACGTGATCCACATAGCGCCGGTTCCAGATGGGTTCAAAGATGGCATTCGCGAACCGAAACATGAGGAGGTTCTGGACGGTCTCCTTGGCCAGGTAATGGTCGATCCGGAAGATTTGGTGCTCGCTGAAGTATTCGTGGAGAGTCCGGTCAAGTTCCATGGCGCTCTCGAGATCCCGGCCGAAGGGCTTTTCCACTACTATACGCGACCAGCCTTTTCCCTCACGGCTTCCCGCGGCAAGACCCGCGCGGCCCAACATGGTGGCGATGGACGGGTAGAGATTCGGGGGCACGGCGAAGTAAAAGATACGGTTTCCCCCGGTTCCATGGGCCTTGTCCAGGGTCTCCAGGTATTCCGACAGTTCCCGGAAATCGGACAAGTTTTCGTAATCGAGAGTCCGGTAGTGAAGCTGCCCTGAAAAGTCATCCCACTTTCCCTCGTCCCATCCGCCGGAGGCCGCAAGGGCCTCCTTCATCCTGTCCCTGAAGGTCTCGTCGTTGAGTTGGGTCCTGGCACACCCTACGACCCGGCAGGGCCGGGGGAGACCACCGTTTCGGTGAAGGCTGAAAAGGGCGGGGATTACTTTCCTGGCGGTGAGATCGCCCGAGGCCCCAAGGATCACAAGGGTGCAGGGATCGGGGCTCTTCTCCAGGATGCAGGAAGCCCGGGGAACATGGAGATCGGGTGCCGTTGCCGCTGCCTCGATTTCCTTTCCGTTCTGAGTCTCAAAATCGACTCTTTCCATGTTTTCTCCGGAAATGACCATCAGTTACCATGCTTCCCGGATCGAACCGCCGTAAGCAGACTTCCCTATCTAGTGTCCATCCATAAAATGGCCAATTTCCGCAATCTCTGCGTCAGGCTCAAACCGGGGACCCGCCCGAAGGGTGGGGAGTCCAAGCGCAGCGCGGACAAATTTTAATCCTCGAAATACTTCAATGTATTCAAAATTTTCGCCTTCCTTGACCTTGCACAAATTTTCTCATTTATGGATAGACACTATCTAGTCATCTCCTTCCCGGGGGCGAACGGCGTGCCCGCCGAACTCCCGCCGAAGGGCGGCGATGACTCTGTCGGCGAAACGGTCTTCATTCCTGGACCTGAATCTTTCCATCAGGGAGAGGGTGATCACCGGGGCGGGAACCCCCAGCTCAATGGCCTGTCGGACCGTCCATCGCCCCTCGCCGGAATCCTCCACGTAGCCCCGTATTCTTTCGAGCTTTCCGTCCCTGGCAAAGAAGGACTCGGCCAGCTCCAGGAGCCAGGAGCGAATAACGCTTCCCCGGTTCCAAAGGCGGGCCAGCCTGGAATAGTCCAGGGTTTTCCCATAAGGCGATTCCTCGAGGATGTGGAACCCCTCACCATAGGCCTCCATCATGCCGTACTCGATGCCGTTATGGACCATCTTGACGAAGTGTCCGGCGCCGATCGGCCCGCAATAGAGATAACCCTCAGGGGGAGCCAGCGTCTCAAGGAGGGGTTCTATAGTCCGGAAGGCCGTCTCATCGCCGCCTATCATCAGGCAGAACCCCTTTTCAAGACCCCAAACGCCCCCGCTCACCCCCACGTCCAGAAAGTGAACGCCCTTCTTCTTAAGGGCTTCGGCCCGCCGAAGATCATCCTTGTAGTCCGTATTGCCCCCATCGACGACAATGTCTCCAGGGGATAGGAGATCCCGGAGCCGTAAAACTTGCTCTTCCACGGCCGATCCGGCGGGGAGCATGATCCAGGCGATTCTGGGAACAGGCAGCTTTTGGACGACTTCCCGGAGGGAATAGGCCCCGACCGCCCCTTCCGCGACCAGGCGGTCGGTCTTCTCCGGCGAGCGGTTGTAGGCCACCACCCGATGGCCTCCCCGCATGAGGCGTCTAGCCATGTTCATACCCATCCGGCCCAGGCCGATCATGGCGATATCCATGGGGGTTCCTCCCTTTTTTGGGAATTGCCGCCCTTACGGGAAACAGAGGTATAGTCCGGGCACTTTCCCGGGGGATGCAGCCCCTCCAGGGGGCTATCGAGGCAGCTCCCGCGCGATCCTTGATGCGAGTTCACGGCAGGCCTCAAGACCCTTGGCGTCCGGCACATACTGAATTCGGAGGCCCGGTTCCACGATCTTGAATTTCATCTTTTCAAATTCTTTGGATATCAGGCTCACGGCCTCTCCGCTCCACCCGTAGGAACCGAAGGCCGCACCGATCTTGTTCTGGGGTTTGAGCCCCTTCATGTAGGTGAGAAAGTCGCTTACCGATGGAAAAAGTCCGTTATTGAGGGTAGGGGAACCCACGATGACCGCCCCGGCATCCAGCACCTCCGTCATCACATCGCTCCGGTGGCAGGACCTCAAATGAAAAGGCTTTGCATATACTCCCTCTTCGGAAAGGGCATGGGCCAGGGCTTCGGCCATCCTTTCCGTGCTGTGCCACATGGTGTCATAGACGATGACGGCCTTTCGCTGCGGCTCCTGCCGGGACCATTCCACATAAGCATTCACTACCTTCATGGGGTCTTTCCTCCACATCACGCCGTGGTCAGGCAGGACCATGTCGAGGGCGATCCCCATCTCTTGCACCTTTTCCACGAGTTTGAGGACCAGGGGAGCATAAAGGAGAAGGATGTTCGCGAAGTACTTTTTGGCATGGGGCATGATCGCTTCTCCGATCTCATCGTCGAACCGTTCCGGGCCTGCATAGTGTTGGCCGAAGGCGTCGCTTGAGAAGAGGATCCTGTCCTCAGGGCTGTATGTAAACATGCTGTCGGGCCAGTGCAACATACGGGTCTCCAGGAAGGTCAGGGTCCTCTTCCCGATATTCAGGGTGCCCCCGTTTTCAACGGGGTGGTAGTTCCACTGCTGGGAGAAATGGCGGGAGAGATTCTTGAAACCCATCTGGGAGCAAAAGAGGGGCTTGTCCTCTCCTACCCTGTGCATGACCCTGGGCAGCCCCCCGCTATGATCCATCTCAGTATGGTTGCTGATCACGTAATCGATTTTCCTTGGATCGATCAATTGTCCGATGTTGTCGAACAACTGCTCTTCGAATCCCTTTTTCACCGTATCAATAAGTGTGATCTTTTCATCCAGGATGAGGTACGCGTTGTAAGTGCTTCCGTTTTCCGTGGAATAGCCGTGAAAGTCTCTGATATTCCAGTCAACAGCACCGACCCAGTAAATATCTTTAACGATCTCTATCGGCTTCATTGCAAATTCCTCCTGCTTGTTGCGTAGTGGAAGGTGTTTTCTCTTGTCCATTGGGGGCCGGGAACTCAAGGGATTATGGAATCGTTCTTCCCCTGTTGAAGAGGCATGGTGATGGTGAATGACGTCCCTTTCCCCGGTTCGCTTTTCAGGGAAAAAGTGCTTCCCTCATGCTCTTCCACGATTCTCTTGGAAATGCTGAGCCCCAGCCCGCTCCCCTCCCGCTTGGTGGTGAAAAAAGGGGAGAAGATCTTCTCCATGTCTTCAGGGGGAATGCCGCACCCGTTGTCGCTCACGGTTACCTCGGCCCGGTCCCCTTTGGCGCGGGAACGGATGATCAGTTCGCCCTCTTCTTCCATGGATTCTATGGAATTCCTGGCCAGGTTGAGAAAGACCTGCTCCAATTTACCCCGGTCTCCGTTTACGATCAGGGAGGCGGGAACTGTATCCAGTTTCACCCGGATTTTTCTCTCCCTGCAATCGCCCTTAACGAGCATGTAGACATGACGGAGCAGGGCATTGAGATCCATCGGTTCAGGCGAGAGGGGTTTGGGGTTGTAAAATTCGCCCAGTTCTCTGAGGAGGTTTTCCAAACGCTCTACTTCCTCTGCAATGACCTCCAGTTTCTTGAGGGACTTCTCGTTGGATGGATCCCGGATCAACTGCCGGGCAAACCCCCCGATGAGCATGAGCGAATTCTTGATCTCGTGGGTGATTTCAGCAACGAAGCGGCCCAGGGCGGAGAGACGCTCGGACCGGGCCATTCGTTCTTCGAGGGCCTTGGTTTCCGTGAGATCCTTGACGATCGCGGTGAAATAGGGTCGACCCTGCACGTGGGACACGGAAAATGAGATGTGGGCCGGAAAGGTCTCCCCGCTCTTGCGGGTGGCCGTGAGTTCCGACCCGTGTCCGATTTTTCCGGGAACGCCTGTGCGAATGTAGCGCTCCACGGCCTCCCTGTGTCCGTTGCTGCAGCGGGGGGACATTATGATGTCCAGGTCGCGGCCAAGCACCTCTTCCCGGCTGTAACCGAACATCGCCTCCGCCGCCCTGTTGAAGAATACGACCCTGTGGGCGCCGTCTATCGTGACAAAGGCCTCGTTGGTATTCTCGACCGCACTCCTGAGAACCACCAGTTCTTTGTCCTGATCGTGAGGATCGGCCCTCATGCTCCCATCTTAATCTTCCTTTTCAAACTGGTCCTTGGTGGCCCCGCATACAGGGCAGGTCCAGTCGTCCGGAAGGTCCTCGAAAGAGGTTCCTGGATCAACCCCGTTGTCGGGATCGCCGTTGGCGGGATCATAAACATAACCGCATACCGTGCAAACGTACTTCTCCATCCTCATTACCTCCCTGATCAGTTTGAAATGGTCTTACTACTGCCTAAATTGAGGATTTCCGAGTTTTCTGGAGACCTGCCCGAGGCAGGCAAGTGCAAGGCGCTTGAAGTACTAAAAGTACGTCTTCGCACCTTACGCCTTGCATCTTCGGCAAACTCGGCAATTGCATAATCCGGATTAAATATCTAGACTATCCTACTCCCAGGGCCAAATCAAGGATAAGCTTTTCAATGGCACTACGGGCAGCAAGGTGTCTTCAGGCGGAATTTCGACGGAGTTCACCCCGCCGTTCCTCCCTGCAGCCAGGCTGCAGGGTATCCCGACGAAGGCGAATGAAATCTCAGGCGGCCTCCATGGCCCGGCGGTCGGCCATGTCCATGAGGACCCTTTCCCTGGCCCTATCGATCCCCAAGGCCTTCCGCTTTTCGTCTATGTGGGCGATCATCATCCCGGCCATTTCGAAAGGATCGCTCGTGAAGCCCCATTTACCGAATCCCTGCTTCTCCAGACCCTCGAAGAGGAGCCGGTGGAACCTGGTCTCTTCGATGATAGGAAAGGTGACGCCGAAAACCGTGAACACCCCAGAAGCCACAAAGTAGTGCCCGATGGAAATGGCCTTTTCGCTCATCCACTCGGGTGCCGCACCTACGACCGGCAGATCCGCGATGCTATCCCCCAGACCTCCCACCCGAACCATTTCGGAGCAGGCGGTCAGAATCCTGCTGTTGTCCACACAAGATCCCAGGCCCAGCACCGGCGGCATGCCCACGGCCTCGCATACCTCCCTAAGCCCTGCCCCCGCGAAATGGGCAGCCTCCGGGGTGTAAAGCCCGGCCTTGGCCAGGGCAATCTGGGAGCACCCCGTCTGCACAACCAGCACGTCGTTCTTGATAAGCTCCTTGACCAATTCCACGTGGACCCAGTCCTGCTTCACCCTTGGATTGGTGCACCCGACCACGCCGGCCACCCCTCGGATTCTGCCGTTGATTATGTTGTCGTTGAGGGGAGTGTAGGAAGCCCTGAAGGTCCCGCCCAGCATATAATTGATGTACTCGTGACTGAACCCGTGAATTCCCATATTCTTGATCTTTGGGATTTCAACGGGTTTGTTCCTGTTTTTGAACCTTACTATGGCCATCTCAACTATGGCGTCGGTGCATTTTCTGGGTTCATGCTCTTCGAACTGGATATGCTCCACGCCCTCGATGCGGCACCTTGGGTTGGTGGTGAAAAGTTTCGTCCCATAGCAATCCGCCACCTTGGCCAGCCCCTGCTTGATGCACTGTACATCCACCCCCATGGCGTCAACAGCGCCTGTCACCATGACGGCCTCGGTGGACATGAAGTTGCCGGCATGAGGAATCCCGTGCCGGGACAGCATCTCGGCTCCGGAGCAGCACATCCCCACTAGATTGATCCCCTTGGCTCCGGCATCCTTGGCCGCCTGGATCAAGGTGGTATCGTTTACCGAGTCCAGTATGGATTCAAAGAGGTTGGGTTCGTGACCGTGTATGATGATATTCACTTCATCTTCCTTGAGGCATCCCATGTTTACCTCGGCACGAACCGGGGTGGGGGTTCCGAAAAGGATATCGGAAATCTCCGTGGCCACCATTGATCCACCCCATCCGTCTGCCAGTGCCGTGCGGCTGCACTGCCTGGTGATGTTTTCATAGTCCTGATCAACACCCATGTGGGTGCGGTGGAGCAACTCCATGATTTCACGCATGGCTCCCCGGGGGACGACACCGTGCTTCCGCCAGGTCTCCAGGGTCTTTTCCGGCACCCGCTTGACAAAAGGGATTTCCCCCTCCACCTGGGTATAGGTGCGTTCCAGT
It includes:
- a CDS encoding alpha/beta hydrolase; this encodes MIIEIDGIPIHLQEEKTAEEVKPPALFFIHGAGGDCSQWNRQAAYFRQTHPVYLLDLPGHGKSGGGGEKEIGAYAEWVRKVIQRISPDSPILLVGHSMGGAVVQTLALDPWQGLAGIVLVGTGAKLGVLPEIFRMLEKDPESFFCSIDVAAFHPKTPREIRDSVIQGIRRCPPPVIHGDFTACDRFDIRTLMDKISSPALIICGDRDKLTPVKYSMYLKDSIPSSRLEIIPEAGHQVMMEQADAFNSAMAGFIDGLGLPA
- a CDS encoding NAD(P)/FAD-dependent oxidoreductase, with product MKQYLIIGNGVAGTTAAENIRKLDRDGAITILTDEPLPFYWRTKLNDFISGETDEAALIAKKESWYEENAVDLRLNTRVTGADAGRRRVLTGDDNEFSYDVLLLATGSHSFVPPIKGSDKQGVFALRSIRDAREILGWAEAREEAVLIGGGLLGLETGKALRKLGKKVTVVEFFPRLLPRQLDENGAKRLQGIMEEMGFSFRLGARTEEITGETRVNGVRLEGGETLSAEMVIISAGVRPNLDLAAPLGLMTDKGVKVDERLQTNVPGVFAAGDVAEFKGIPYGIWPAALEQGKIAGINMAGGEARYEGTTMANTLKVVGIDLASAGDIDAEDKRESRIVQDDRIYRKIVLDKGRIIGCIMLGNTTGFHRVTRMMAEKRDVSRMVDQILEP
- the glk gene encoding glucokinase; the protein is MEHTGQDPDLVLAGDIGGTKTHMGLFSRGKGRPRLRVLATYESRKAAGLEDLVARFMAEYPSGVRVACFGIAGPVSRGRSRTTNLPWVVSESRLEGRFNLACVRLLNDLAATAWALPLLRSREQTPINRARGRKGGNLALVAPGTGLGEALVVWDGKGYLPVSSEGGHADFSPGSRDEIGLWEYLHERYGHVSMERILSGPGLLNLYSWLRDSGRFEESARVAKRIAEEDPPRVISEEGLMGRDPLCSKALEHFVSILGAEAGNLALKSLALGGVYLGGGIPPKILERLKNGPFMAAFTRKGRFANLMERIPVRVILNQRAALLGAAHYAFQCLSGPLAGKTG
- a CDS encoding bifunctional transaldolase/phosoglucose isomerase produces the protein MSKMHDLARTGQSIWYDYIRRNFLLSGELKSLISQGLRGLTSNPAVFWKAVAGSSDYDDDLKKFGKEKSPRELYEMLLLKDIATAADLFLPVYESTKGRDGFVSLEVDPGLSNDTEGTVSEAKRLFEALGRPNVMIKVPATPAGIPAVFELIASGVNVNVTLLFSIEVYRSVADAYIRGLETLAQEGPTVRGGLPVDAVSSVASFFLSRVDTAVDRALETAGNREIQGKIGIANAKLAHLEFQDLFSGRAWDRLSARGARVQRLLWAGTATKNPLYPDTLYVDQLIGPDTVTTLTPATLRAFLDHGTVSETLTRGIEEVTESLRKLADLGIDLNRINRGLLEEGLETFVQSFQSMLKGISEKLDRLFSGKKVYSAHLGNDGERVKEGLKHLRDEKVMDRIWVHDYRVWKEDPSEITNRLGWLYSPDIMPERLGEITEFVEGVREEGLTSVLLLGMGGSSLAPETFRKVFGAGKGFLDLTVLDSTDPGAVLACEREHDPKKTLYLVSTKSGGTVETLSFMNYFFNRAAAALGPKEAAAHFAAITDPGSSLEERARKLGFRKVFLNDPRIGGRYSALSFFGLVPAALVGVDVAEILERAALVARNCEGCNCPLGGDNTGARLGAAMGILAPRGRDKLTLITSPSLEPFGPWVEQLIAESTGKEGKGILPVTGEPLLDPGDYSADRLFVSMVLEGDETFDSPLRALERSGHPVIRILLRDLYDLGGEFFRWEMATAVAGHFLGINPFDQPNVESAKVLARKMVADYREKGYLPEPAPALVSSGIRVYGDTGAGDPVAALREFLERADPGEGDPPAGRSYVSIQAFLKPDAGTTRILQELRERIQKTYRLATTLGYGPRFLHSTGQLHKGDAGRGLFIQFTADAPGDAPIPDGPLQDASALSFGTLISAQALGDRQALLDAGRRIIRFHLEGDVPSGLKGLVEGLGNPGR